A genome region from Trichoderma asperellum chromosome 7, complete sequence includes the following:
- a CDS encoding uncharacterized protein (EggNog:ENOG41): protein MSFQASSRDIFLEDGHILFANVCDRDGNWVESRIDLNRFIGNEDGWFMWDGVNFSDSANDIRLEGTLLTAELPMRDGGYRERQGIELSERIANENGELVFV from the exons ATGTCTTTCCAAGCTTCATCAAGAGATATCTTTCTGGAGGATGGTCACATTCTCTTTGCCAACGTCTGTGACAGAGACGGAAATTGGGTTGAGTCCAGGATTGATCTTAACAGATTCATCGGCAATGAAGATGGCTGGTTCATGTGGGATGGTGTCA ACTTTTCTGATTCAGCCAACGACATTCGTCTAGAGGGCACTCTCTTGACCGCCGAGCTTCCCATGCGTGATGGAGGATATCGGGAACGACAGGGTATTGAATTGAGCGAACGTATTGCTAACGAGAACGGTGAATTAGTT TTCGTTTAA
- a CDS encoding uncharacterized protein (EggNog:ENOG41), whose product MASYHRVLRTFDRSIDDKIIECDYDIHPWDILIDNERWPGKIRLIGYIDVFFLICYSGESRFEHGIIIYKDDETIRQLLKMAGLKADDESVKLECINKEKDEALRKYYSLNTEEDGNKHIIASLGHPVGLAIKYRKSQLKKYTISLHKGHTPAMQKEIQRGVMQHGITRLISDALKLGVVSTAGLISKIKGSIVSGSSLETTTTKSINALTATKAHNVVLSADQT is encoded by the exons ATGGCATCCTATCATCGTGTTCTTCGGACCTTTGATCGAAGTATAGACGACAAGATCATTGAATGCGATTA CGACATCCACCCATGGGATATTCTCATTGATAATGAACGCTGGCCTGGCAAGATACGGCTCATCGGCTACATTGATGTGTTCTTCTTGATATGCTACTCGGGCGAATCCCGATTTGAGCATGGTATCATCATTTATA AGGACGACGAAACCATTCGGCAGCTGTTAAAGATGGCAGGGTTGAAAGCTGACGACGAGTCTGTTAAGCTGGAGTGTAtcaataaagaaaaagatgaag CCTTGCGAAAATATTACTCATTAAACACCGAGGAGGACGGTAATAAGCACATAATTGCCAGCTTAGGCCATCCCGTTGGTTTGGCGATAAAATATCGAAAGTCGCAGCTTAAAAAGTACACCATTAGCCTGCACAAGGGACACACTCCAGCCATGCAGA AAGAAATACAGCGTGGCGTCATGCAACATGGGATAACGAGATTGATTAGCGACGCTCTGAAACTCGGTGTGGTGTCGACGGCTGGTCTTATTAGCAAGATTAAAGGGAGCATTGTTAGCGGCTCGAGCCTTGAAACAACGACGACGAAATCCATCAATGCACTTACTGCTACAAAGGCTCACAACGTTGTTTTATCGGCTGACCAAACATAG
- a CDS encoding uncharacterized protein (EggNog:ENOG41): MDDQLENPAQSGEAEDTSKRAKLAMKMRKSMGLNQEPADDQLETSAQPGESEDISKRAKLAMKMIKTMGLNQEMIRSIVTSWLVPQFKPEIIAEYGQHLAKIHDVGFLGVSNTSTEVSRPFRMFDIADGMLVEDIDPSAPYCMVSHRWKDPEINLDLLQRVKKKVSKSYPTWYNTDRTDVEMILKYCKEKIQKQRKKVNGCAVKNRLDEKLAQKDCYVLSLLRMYHHSKKIRKEVKDAHSHLEKMIRDKKVTDMESRVFRDLSNKAKYNIDDTGIRASLANPEEQQPAIDDTEDDIDAIKAAYERVFDAEWERDKHSDDAKFDALSRDLREMVEKMVRCLRLWRSAIKIEQSILKVGEIFRRGLVPGYKQQQKFYVWLDTCCIDKSNHNEYSESMSLMGDWYAQSAFTLVHLDTGFDKLPDKSDAEIYWDEYLQTDGDYHKLETIANRRTDSIQKYEDIAKEPEIEWSTRGWTLQELVMSRMTYYVNADWRLLPRPVENLGRAYHLIPHMGLYTNLLGVKPTPNAWKPEVLMTALLNCGAVQYTEAIKAVYPRIEQESDEEEVEEGFSLSNALLASIAMPWNIMDTVFHVTKPEPAQNEKTKVKFSGDALLREIAVIWDQNLASQFPQVEENGKNKEKQKAYKVNEHLRLEDNLNAEDRVSHALSIIKALELVGLCFPRDISSETAKTEIAQAVFFATMALAECYEQTKYPMVIREVATQENMGKKRSDREEKAILKQKREIEKRVKLEIRKRLFQELLDSFPEAKEHYSIETIESLEEKEEAIAKTFAHILHVLVDEVNDLILDDRQYIAEFGNITLLDSWVDGTRRHGFTTQEVMALACKRKTTKSFDRAYSLMGILGVRFPTFPAEGYEKALCRLFDETVTSRNDVSVFNWAGYSKGSSIRGRSMYPSTQEAYQIKNSRLHSRNSMAETEKDKMLQTTSYYHALVSLLRDLIEFLKKTVPAKQVVEWIGYISAIIYSFDLENLKAAPTAAEKADKLSGRSNISNGANALPYEIEVLSKFIGYIINGPAQIKPDPNRLLSSTAIRNPRFEVDINPDIPPVLDPPAQIPVINNEQLGRDFDPNTNQTEGISPPEPVDVPLPTEDRENESPTVGRKSRFVEQLSEAGSAPVPLVIGDNDTSQIRSNIPLSENDEISRYLQNWATKSLRGVREDPSFFETQIPAKVQGIRHKIEKQHRENGVQRTASFGSPNMVSPHPIIVTNAGIESIFDIQRVIVTMADLQGLRQQVEHATSPDQIISGYCSISTGFAQVIVQFSCKSEILRKQLEVIDGIDFRVMKEQNKKEDKKREHKMTSKVLWEKMKKEKKSREEKKKKKDKREESEPDQVFSVDLEEVNGENEAVNNVSGEAQSRDLDEEKTINRMIKFIQEDDLRLVAGEWVLARCSGVANADWFLCHLELGSTHPFYGYRIPTSEIDFNNCIPEDGLVTEWNRYMNRKKEEMCKILATFLKSKEHKLKRRRLVGRIMRDLAPLDEKAEEELQETPRSSLERNGTNGLEMNGTNGLEGVETHEEHVNPIQHEYDYLDDFAENRNDDNTNDAGRLTQPFSELYSQDSISSVQHDDVWSALQDPNSQYSTTSVEAQDMWGNQELRPEDSVSNYGDRDSRPSQEPPSTSFDSMTVTGGNVVVEVEEEEAEEKSKLWDYLPLIEKVAEKTAKHYDKHLSATVLKDTPTVLRQAIENLNDNRDFLPAMFHSAKKIHMF; this comes from the coding sequence ATGGACGATCAACTGGAAAACCCGGCTCAGTCTGGGGAGGCAGAAGACACCTCAAAAAGAGCCAAGCTTGCCATGAAAATGAGGAAAAGCATGGGGCTTAACCAGGAGCCCGCGGACGACCAACTAGAAACCTCAGCCCAGCCTGGGGAGTCAGAAGACATCTCTAAAAGAGCCAAGCTTGCCATGAAGATGATCAAAACCATGGGACTTAATCAAGAGATGATAAGAAGTATCGTCACATCATGGCTTGTTCCTCAGTTCAAACCAGAGATCATCGCGGAATATGGCCAACATCTCGCCAAAATTCATGACGTAGGGTTTTTAGGAGTATCGAACACCTCCACCGAGGTATCAAGGCCATTTCGAATGTTCGACATTGCCGATGGCATGCTTGTTGAAGATATTGACCCCTCCGCACCATATTGTATGGTGTCACATCGTTGGAAAGATCCAGAAATCAACCTCGATCTGCTTCAAAGAGTCAAAAAGAAAGTTTCAAAGTCTTATCCTACTTGGTACAATACAGACCGGACTGACGTTGAAATGATCCTCAAGTattgcaaagaaaaaattcagaagcaaaggaaaaaggtCAATGGCTGCGCCGTGAAGAACAGGCTTGATGAGAAGTTAGCACAAAAAGACTGCTACGTCTTGTCTCTTCTTCGGATGTATCACCACAGCAAAAAGATTCGTAAAGAGGTTAAAGATGCTCATTCTCACTTAGAAAAGATGATACGTGATAAAAAGGTCACAGATATGGAAAGCAGAGTTTTCAGAGACCTCAGCAATAAAGCAAAGTATAACATTGACGACACTGGAATCAGAGCTTCACTGGCCAATCCTGAAGAGCAACAGCCTGCAATTGATGATACGGAGGACGATATAGATGCAATTAAAGCAGCTTATGAGAGGGTATTTGATGCCGAGTGGGAACGCGATAAACATTCGGACGATGCTAAATTCGATGCCCTCAGCCGTGATCTACGTGAGATGGTAGAGAAAATGGTTCGCTGTTTACGTCTATGGAGATCTGCCATCAAGATCGAGCAATCGATTCTAAAGGTTGGAGAAATATTCAGGCGAGGTCTAGTACCAGGGTATAAACAACAACAGAAATTCTATGTGTGGCTTGATACCTGCTGCATCGACAAGAGCAATCATAACGAGTATTCCGAATCAATGTCGCTAATGGGAGATTGGTATGCCCAATCTGCTTTTACTCTAGTACACTTGGACACCGGATTTGATAAATTGCCTGACAAGTCTGATGCTGAAATTTACTGGGATGAGTATTTGCAGACAGATGGCGATTATCACAAACTTGAGACCATCGCCAATCGAAGGACAGACTCGATTCAGAAATATGAGGATATCGCGAAGGAACCAGAAATCGAATGGTCGACCCGAGGATGGACACTGCAGGAGCTTGTTATGAGTAGGATGACTTATTACGTCAATGCTGATTGGCGACTATTACCGCGGCCTGTTGAAAATCTGGGGCGAGCATACCATCTTATTCCACACATGGGGCTATATACCAACCTCCTCGGCGTCAAACCCACCCCGAATGCGTGGAAACCAGAAGTTCTCATGACTGCTCTGTTGAATTGTGGAGCTGTTCAGTACACAGAGGCGATTAAGGCTGTTTATCCTAGAATCGAGCAAGAatctgatgaagaagaggttgaAGAAGGCTTCTCTCTGAGTAATGCTCTGTTGGCCTCGATTGCAATGCCTTGGAACATAATGGATACCGTTTTCCATGTTACGAAGCCAGAACCTGCCCAAaatgagaaaacaaaagtcaAATTCTCCGGAGATGCCTTACTACGCGAAATTGCTGTCATATGGGATCAGAATCTGGCGAGTCAATTTCCTCAGGTCGAGGAAAATGggaagaataaagaaaaacagaaagcttataaagtaaatgaGCATCTTCGCCTTGAAGATAACTTGAACGCAGAGGATAGAGTCTCACATGCACTTTCTATCATCAAAGCTCTTGAGCTGGTGGGGCTTTGTTTTCCTAGGGATATATCTTCTGAAACGGCAAAAACCGAGATCGCACAAGCAGTTTTCTTTGCCACCATGGCATTGGCTGAGTGCTATGAGCAAACTAAATATCCAATGGTTATTCGAGAAGTGGCAACACAAGAGAACATGGGCAAGAAACGAAGcgacagagaagagaaggctattttgaagcaaaagagagaaatcgAAAAGAGAGTGAAGCTCGAAATAAGGAAGAGGCTTTTCCAAGAGCTTCTGGATTCGTTTCCCGAAGCAAAAGAGCATTATTCTATTGAAACTATCGAAAGcttggaagaaaaggaagaggcaaTTGCCAAGACTTTTGCACATATCTTACATGTCCTGGTCGACGAGGTGAACGATTTGATCCTGGACGATCGGCAATACATTGCCGAGTTTGGAAATATCACTCTTTTGGATTCGTGGGTAGATGGAACGCGCAGACATGGATTTACCACACAAGAGGTCATGGCGTTGGCATGCAAGCGAAAAACTACAAAGTCATTTGATCGCGCATACTCGTTGATGGGTATCTTGGGCGTTCGTTTTCCAACATTTCCTGCCGAAGGATATGAGAAAGCACTTTGTCGGCTGTTTGATGAAACAGTCACTAGTCGTAACGACGTCTCTGTTTTTAACTGGGCCGGCTATAGCAAAGGAAGCTCAATTCGCGGGCGCTCAATGTACCCTTCGACTCAAGAGGCATACCAAATCAAGAACAGCCGTCTTCATAGCCGCAACTCTATGGCTGAAACCGAGAAAGACAAAATGTTGCAAACTACGAGCTATTACCATGCTCTTGTCTCACTTTTGCGCGACTTGATTGAGTTTCTCAAGAAAACCGTACCAGCGAAGCAGGTGGTCGAATGGATTGGCTACATTTCTGCCATCATCTATTCTTTTGATCTAGAGAATCTGAAAGCTGCCCCAACTGCCGCTGAGAAAGCAGATAAACTGAGCGGCCGCAGCAATATCTCAAATGGAGCTAATGCACTGCCGTATGAGATTGAAGTCCTCAGCAAATTCATCGGATATATCATTAATGGACCAGCCCAAATCAAACCCGATCCAAATAGGCTGTTGTCGAGTACAGCGATCAGAAATCCGAGATTTGAAGTTGACATAAATCCAGATATCCCGCCAGTGTTGGATCCGCCTGCTCAGAtaccagttattaataacgAGCAACTTGGGCGTGATTTCGACCCAAATACGAATCAAACGGAAGGTATCTCACCACCGGAACCAGTAGATGTTCCATTACCAACAGAAGACCGAGAAAATGAGAGTCCTACTGTGGGTAGAAAGAGCAGATTTGTCGAGCAGCTTTCAGAAGCAGGTTCGGCTCCGGTGCCACTTGTAATAGGCGACAACGACACATCACAAATTAGAAGCAATATTCCTTTAAGTGAAAATGATGAAATATCGAGGTACCTTCAGAATTGGGCCACAAAATCTCTTCGAGGCGTCAGAGAAGACCCAAGTTTCTTTGAGACCCAGATACCAGCTAAAGTGCAGGGGATACGGCATAAAATTGAGAAACAGCATAGGGAAAATGGTGTTCAAAGGACAGCTAGTTTTGGTTCGCCCAATATGGTCTCACCGCATCCCATCATTGTTACCAATGCAGGCATTGAGAGTATATTTGACATTCAGCGCGTCATCGTCACGATGGCTGATCTTCAAGGTCTACGGCAACAAGTCGAGCATGCAACAAGTCCAGATCAAATTATCTCTGGCTATTGCTCGATTAGCACTGGATTTGCACAAGTTATTGTCCAGTTCTCTTGCAAGAGCGAAATATTGAGAAAACAGCTGGAAGTCATTGATGGGATTGACTTTCGCGTGATGAAGGAGCagaacaaaaaggaagataaaAAGCGAGAACATAAGATGACAAGTAAGGTTTTATgggaaaaaatgaaaaaggaaaagaagagccgggaagaaaagaagaagaagaaagacaagagagaagagtcCGAACCCGACCAAGTCTTCTCTGTGGATTTAGAAGAAGTCAATGGCGAAAACGAGGCAGTGAATAATGTTTCTGGAGAAGCCCAATCTCGTGACCTGGACGAAGAGAAGACCATCAATCGCATGATCAAATTTATCCAGGAAGATGATTTACGACTTGTTGCAGGCGAATGGGTCCTTGCGAGATGCTCGGGCGTGGCCAATGCTGACTGGTTCCTCTGTCATCTCGAACTAGGCTCTACACATCCGTTCTATGGTTACCGCATACCAACAAGCGAGATTGATTTCAATAATTGCATCCCCGAAGATGGATTAGTGACTGAGTGGAACAGATACATGAAccgaaagaaagaggaaatgTGCAAAATCCTGGCGACATTCCTTAAATCCAAAGAGCATAAACTCAAAAGAAGGAGGCTTGTGGGTCGCATTATGCGTGATCTTGCACCGCTGGATGAGAAAGCTGAGGAGGAGCTTCAGGAAACTCCAAGAAGCAGTTTGGAGAGGAATGGAACGAACGGGTTGGAGATGAACGGAACGAATGGTTTGGAGGGGGTTGAAACCCATGAGGAACATGTCAATCCTATTCAGCATGAGTATGACTATCTGGATGACTTTGCTGAAAACAGGAACGATGACAACACGAATGATGCTGGCAGGTTAACGCAGCCATTTTCAGAGCTGTACTCCCAAGATTCCATATCAAGCGTGCAACACGATGACGTATGGTCAGCTCTACAAGACCCCAATTCCCAGTATTCCACCACAAGCGTCGAAGCACAAGATATGTGGGGTAACCAGGAACTTCGCCCCGAAGACTCCGTATCAAACTATGGAGATCGAGACTCGAGGCCAAGCCAAGAGCCACCAAGCACATCTTTCGACTCCATGACAGTCACAGGGGGGAATGTAGTAGtggaagtagaagaagaagaagcggaagaGAAATCTAAACTCTGGGACTATCTGCCTCTGATTGAAAAGGTGGCTGAAAAGACGGCGAAACATTATGATAAACATTTGAGCGCTACTGTGTTGAAGGATACGCCTACAGTTTTGAGGCAGGCGATTGAGAATTTGAATGACAATAGGGACTTTTTACCGGCTATGTTTCACTCAGCGAAGAAAATCCACATGTTTTAG
- a CDS encoding uncharacterized protein (EggNog:ENOG41) produces the protein MEDGTSSTYAQRQNQAEDENDKLSQANLAGGAESIDSTLYSPLPWELIQNVVSYLDNRSIKSLRLTCRLFSGLKLRINRVFISPHSVDILAFYAIADSDVYRHDIVEIVYDDAFVRCPADYNDRIYDLAVFQTRFMDPEQVWLQFEVDDNIEEINRRYGTDVKVLSERLGEARRAGYKFSMEDAMQLLIYLQSEQQHNIGTEADAKAFRCALRHFPALRKITVTPAAHGSPFHPLYETPTIRSIPLGMNYPIPRGWPTRRGNNPVMFATPWEEEKEIWRGYNMVAKILAEEKQHHHVSEFIIDAHYIHTGLNCRLFEQPCEEYSNFQTILQQPNFKKLQLSLHVNGQELPNVDWAAFRNNLLRNAIAEASQLEHFSMETNWDMDILDRRIQPPTLQTFLPIESWTALQHFRLWNFPLRSADLISTLSQLTGLRSLELGFLDLYEDDNYHDLLNDMRGTLRLHERPARPKVRLAIPIPDPCTRSRANYLRGRAIWLDEEVEEFLYRGGDNLFVSGEDNLAWTMGIVRDAFDPEYERPYVPLPRVERSHRNPLRFRRG, from the exons ATGGAAGATGGCACGTCGTCAACATATGCCCAACGACAAAATCAGgcagaagatgaaaatgacAAGCTGTCACAGGCCAATTtggctggaggagctgaaaGCATAG ACTCCACTCTCTACTCACCACTGCCTTGGGAGCTTATTCAGAATGTAGTGAGCTATCTGGATAATCGCTCAATCAAGAGTTTACGTTTGACCTGCCGACTCTTTAGCGGTCTCAAGCTTCGTATAAATCGAGTCTTTATTTCCCCGCATTCGGTTGACATCCTAGCCTTTTATGCTATTGCCGATAGCGATGTCTATCGCCACGACATTGTCGAGATTGTTTATGACGATGCATTCGTACGCTGTCCTGCTGATTACAACGACAGGATTTACGACCTTGCCGTATTCCAAACAAGATTCATGGATCCGGAACAAGTATGGCTTCAATTTGAGGTAGATGACAATATCGAAGAAATAAATAGGCGTTATGGCACCGACGTCAAAGTGCTTTCTGAACGCCTCGGAGAAGCCCGACGAGCAGGATACAAATTCTCAATGGAAGATGCAATGCAACTTTTGATATATCTACAGAGTGAACAACAACATAATATCGGTACTGAAGCTGATGCTAAGGCGTTTCGGTGTGCTCTAAGGCACTTTCCCGCACTGCGTAAAATCACTGTTACGCCTGCGGCTCATGGGTCTCCATTTCATCCTCTTTACGAGACCCCTACGATTCGATCTATTCCTCTTGGAATGAATTACCCAATCCCTCGCGGCTGGCCAACTCGGCGCGGCAATAACCCTGTCATGTTCGCAACACCctgggaggaagaaaaagagatatGGCGCGGCTATAATATGGTAGCAAAGATTTTGGCTGAAGAGAAACAACACCATCACGTCTCCGAATTCATAATCGACGCCCACTATATTCACACCGGCCTTAACTGCCGCCTCTTTGAGCAGCCATGCGAGGAATATTCCAATTTCCAGACTATTCTTCAGCAACCCAACTTCAAAAAGTTGCAATTGTCGCTCCATGTGAATGGACAAGAGCTGCCAAATGTCGATTGGGCGGCTTTTCGCAATAATCTGTTGCGAAATGCCATAGCAGAAGCTTCACAGCTAGAGCATTTCAGCATGGAGACAAACTGGGATATGGATATCCTAGACCGTCGTATCCAGCCACCGACGCTGCAAACATTCCTCCCTATTGAAAGCTGGACAGCACTGCAGCACTTTCGACTGTGGAACTTCCCACTACGCAGCGCCGACTTGATATCAACGCTTTCACAACTTACTGGGCTGCGATCTCTTGAGCTGGGATTCTTGGATCTGTATGAAGATGACAACTACCACGATCTCCTTAATGATATGCGTGGCACTTTGCGGCTGCATGAACGGCCCGCGCGGCCAAAGGTTAGATTGGCTATACCCATACCTGATCCTTGTACTCGCAGCCGCGCGAATTATCTTCGTGGACGCGCGATTTGGCTTGacgaagaagttgaagagtTTTTGTATCGTGGGGGTGACAatctctttgtctctggaGAGGATAACTTAGCGTGGACTATGGGCATTGTAAGGGATGCTTTTGATCCAGAGTATGAGAGGCCTTATGTACCTCTGCCGAGAGTGGAGCGCTCGCACCGGAATCCGCTACGGTTTCGTCGGGGTTAA
- a CDS encoding uncharacterized protein (EggNog:ENOG41): protein MDPEQVWLQFEVDDNIEEINRRYGTDVKVLSERLGEARRAGYKFSMEDAMQLLIYLQSEQQHNIGTEADAKAFRCALRHFPALRKITVTPAAHGSPFHPLYETPTIRSIPLGMNYPIPRGWPTRRGNNPVMFATPWEEEKEIWRGYNMVAKILAEEKQHHHVSEFIIDAHYIHTGLNCRLFEQPCEEYSNFQTILQQPNFKKLQLSLHVNGQELPNVDWAAFRNNLLRNAIAEASQLEHFSMETNWDMDILDRRIQPPTLQTFLPIESWTALQHFRLWNFPLRSADLISTLSQLTGLRSLELGFLDLYEDDNYHDLLNDMRGTLRLHERPARPKVRLAIPIPDPCTRSRANYLRGRAIWLDEEVEEFLYRGGDNLFVSGEDNLAWTMGIVRDAFDPEYERPYVPLPRVERSHRNPLRFRRG, encoded by the coding sequence ATGGATCCGGAACAAGTATGGCTTCAATTTGAGGTAGATGACAATATCGAAGAAATAAATAGGCGTTATGGCACCGACGTCAAAGTGCTTTCTGAACGCCTCGGAGAAGCCCGACGAGCAGGATACAAATTCTCAATGGAAGATGCAATGCAACTTTTGATATATCTACAGAGTGAACAACAACATAATATCGGTACTGAAGCTGATGCTAAGGCGTTTCGGTGTGCTCTAAGGCACTTTCCCGCACTGCGTAAAATCACTGTTACGCCTGCGGCTCATGGGTCTCCATTTCATCCTCTTTACGAGACCCCTACGATTCGATCTATTCCTCTTGGAATGAATTACCCAATCCCTCGCGGCTGGCCAACTCGGCGCGGCAATAACCCTGTCATGTTCGCAACACCctgggaggaagaaaaagagatatGGCGCGGCTATAATATGGTAGCAAAGATTTTGGCTGAAGAGAAACAACACCATCACGTCTCCGAATTCATAATCGACGCCCACTATATTCACACCGGCCTTAACTGCCGCCTCTTTGAGCAGCCATGCGAGGAATATTCCAATTTCCAGACTATTCTTCAGCAACCCAACTTCAAAAAGTTGCAATTGTCGCTCCATGTGAATGGACAAGAGCTGCCAAATGTCGATTGGGCGGCTTTTCGCAATAATCTGTTGCGAAATGCCATAGCAGAAGCTTCACAGCTAGAGCATTTCAGCATGGAGACAAACTGGGATATGGATATCCTAGACCGTCGTATCCAGCCACCGACGCTGCAAACATTCCTCCCTATTGAAAGCTGGACAGCACTGCAGCACTTTCGACTGTGGAACTTCCCACTACGCAGCGCCGACTTGATATCAACGCTTTCACAACTTACTGGGCTGCGATCTCTTGAGCTGGGATTCTTGGATCTGTATGAAGATGACAACTACCACGATCTCCTTAATGATATGCGTGGCACTTTGCGGCTGCATGAACGGCCCGCGCGGCCAAAGGTTAGATTGGCTATACCCATACCTGATCCTTGTACTCGCAGCCGCGCGAATTATCTTCGTGGACGCGCGATTTGGCTTGacgaagaagttgaagagtTTTTGTATCGTGGGGGTGACAatctctttgtctctggaGAGGATAACTTAGCGTGGACTATGGGCATTGTAAGGGATGCTTTTGATCCAGAGTATGAGAGGCCTTATGTACCTCTGCCGAGAGTGGAGCGCTCGCACCGGAATCCGCTACGGTTTCGTCGGGGTTAA